One window of Acropora palmata chromosome 1, jaAcrPala1.3, whole genome shotgun sequence genomic DNA carries:
- the LOC141894768 gene encoding apical junction component 1 homolog, with protein MFILVNVTRGKLLVAKKKQNSLSLAQVMYVCIGKGGCRTNRRRSPQYGDMVPVSPSKIKQKQDKVNGKLKTMNANHPSLDYTPRTYNFQEEFAATTSILSLAVNDNQKNPRSPSPSKSNTLPRRSHGGKTPPQKPPRGLPPKPPRLMERKLFTCENPSCQKQEELLGIVALDFKSCPSCFTHYCCVECRRVHWNEHKIVCHYGQVDCHMKLIINMCNENASLLQYFSEMAREGFVAKGRGVVMLVFLSPKAAELFVDTGVDYFRNPRNAPTFSSTQELTKAGVLSKHQKNLLALVKNYSPAQEMVLNIAVVIGKNLPKIPLPRNKEPAVITQIKVPFKGRKLSRTFSPQNSQDYEINSNNINNRERRKSL; from the coding sequence ATGTTTATTCTCGTAAATGTCACAAGAGGCAAGCTTCtagtggcaaaaaaaaaacaaaattcgcTTTCACTCGCGCAAGTGATGTATGTGTGTATTGGAAAGGGCGGGTGTCGAACAAACCGACGTCGCTCGCCCCAGTATGGTGACATGGTCCCAGTGTCACCGTCAAAAATCAAACAGAAGCAAGACAAAGTGAACGGCAAGTTGAAAACGATGAATGCAAATCATCCATCGCTTGATTACACACCAAGAACttacaattttcaagaagaaTTCGCTGCAACCACCAGCATATTGTCTTTAGCTGTCAACGACAACCAAAAAAATCCACGATCGCCGTCTCCGTCGAAATCAAATACTCTACCTCGGCGATCTCATGGTGGAAAGACGCCGCCTCAAAAACCTCCCCGCGGATTGCCACCGAAGCCACCCAGGCTAATGGAAAGAAAACTATTTACCTGCGAAAATCCATCTTgtcaaaaacaagaagaattaTTAGGAATCGTAGCACTGGATTTCAAATCTTGTCCTAGTTGTTTCACACATTACTGTTGTGTCGAATGTCGTCGAGTTCATTGGAATGAGCATAAAATTGTTTGCCACTACGGACAAGTTGACTGCCACATGAAATTGATTATTAACATGTGTAATGAAAACGCTTCCTTGCTGCAATATTTCAGTGAAATGGCTCGCGAAGGATTTGTCGCGAAAGGCCGAGGGGTTGTTATGCTTGTGTTTCTTTCGCCCAAAGCTGCTGAACTTTTTGTAGACACTGGAGTGGATTATTTTCGTAATCCAAGAAACGCGCCTACCTTTTCATCAACGCAAGAACTTACGAAAGCCGGTGTGCTCTCGAAGCACCAAAAAAATCTTTTAGCTTTGGTTAAAAATTATTCGCCCGCTCAGGAAATGGTCTTAAACATTGCGGTAGTGATTGGAAAAAATCTGCCCAAGATTCCATTACCTCGCAATAAGGAACCTGCGGTCATCACTCAGATTAAAGTTCCCTTCAAGGGCAGAAAGTTATCAAGAACGTTTAGCCCTCAAAACAGCCAAGACTATGAGATCAACTCGAACAACATAAACAATCGCGAGCGGAGAAAATCTCTTTAA